AGTGCCTGGCCTGGCGAAACCGCAGCGCGGCCGTGACTGGTGGAGCGATCTGCGACATCCGGTGGATGTCCTCCGCGGAGAACGGCGGACGGGGCTCGAAACGCCAGAGGTCCAGCCAACCCCAACACCCGAACCGATCGGCGAAGACGACTGTCGCCACGTCACCGACAGCGAACTCCGCCAACACCTCTCGCCATGGGGACGCCGACTCGGTCGCGCGATCCGCCGACCGGCACCACGACGTGGCCGGCACCCGGGCCCCCGCCAGACCGGTCCAGCGAGTACTCGTCGTCAGGTACCGGGCACGGATCAGATCGGGAAGACGAGGCATCGGAAAACCCGGCAGCGTCGCCAGCGGAGAGGTCCCGACCGACGTCGTGGGGTCGGTCAGGAGCCACACATGGGCGTCGAACGCCACTGCGGCCCCGAGGTCACCGAGCACCGCCAGCCGAAGACTCTTCACGTCGGCGTGGCGCGCACAGGAGCGATCGATGCGACTCAGTAGATCGACGCTCATGGGTCAAGGCTAAGCCGGGAAATCCCCCGTGGTGGGGATGTTCGGGCTGCGCCTCCGCTCGTACGGTCGAACAATCCACTCAACGAGAAAGGGCGCCGCCATGTATCAACTCCGCATCATCGACACCATCCCCGACTTCGACGTCTGGCGCCGAGCATTCGACCGCTACGAACCCGTGCGTGTCGACAACGGGGTCCTCGCGTACCGGGTGATGCGCAGCGTCACCGATCCGACCGAGGTCACCATCGAACTCGACTTCGCCGACGTCGCCCATTCCCGGGCCTACGTCGGAATCCTCGAGAAGATCTGGTCCACCTCGGGTGCACGGAACGTCAGTGATGCCCACAGCACGCCCACCATCCACGAGGTGATGGTCGACAAAACGATCGATCCGGCCACCTCGGAGATGGCCGGATCGAAGTAGCGCGATCGTCGTCCTAGACGGTGAAGCCAAGGGCCCGCAGCTGCTCGCGGCCGTCGTCGGTGATCTTGTCCGGGCCCCACGGCGGCAGCCAGACCCAGTTGATCTCGAGGTCGGTGCACAGACCGCTGCTGACGAGTGCGCCCCGGGACTGGTCCTCGATGACGTCGGTCAGCGGGCAGGCGGCCGAGGTCAGGGTCATGTCGATCTTGGCGACGGCCTCGTCGGTCACCTCGATGCCGTAGACGAGTCCGAGGTCGACGACGTTGATGCCGAGTTCGGGGTCGACGACGTCGCGCATGGCCTCCTCGACGTCCTCTACGGCCGGCAGCGAGGTCGCCGGTTCGGCGGGTGTACCGGCCGCGGTGGTGTCCGTAATTGTCTCGTCACTCATGCTGATTCCGCTTCTCTCTCATGGCTGTCGGTGTCGTGGCGGTCCATCGTCTGGGCGAGCGCGTCCTTGAACGCCATCCAGCCCAAGAGTGCGCACTTCACCCGCGCGGGGTATTTGCTGACACCGGTGAACGCGATCCCGTCGCCGATGATGTCCTCGTCGCCCGGATCCTTGCCGCGGGAGGTCATCATCGTGTTGAACGACTCGACGGTGGCGAGGGCCTCGCCGACCGACTGTCCGACGATCTGGTCGTGCAGCACCGACGTCGAGGCCTGGGAGATCGAGCATCCCTGCCCGTCGTAGGACACGTCGTCGATCGTGCTGCCGTCGGCCGAGACGGCGACGCGCAGGGTGACCTCGTCGCCGCACGTCGGATTGACGTGGTGGACCTCGGCGCCGAACGGCTCGCGGAGACCTCGACCGTGCGGATGTTTGTAGTGGTCCAGGATCACTTCCTGGTACATCTGCTCCATGCGCATGCTCAGTTCACCCCGAAGAAGTTCTGCGCCTTGACGATCGCCGCGGCCAGCGCGTCGACCTCGGCGAGCGTGTTGTAGGCGGCGAACGACGCCCGGGCGGTCGCGGCCACGCCGAACCGGCGGTGCAGCGGCCATGCGCAGTGGTGGCCGACGCGGATGGCGACGCCCTCGTCGTCGAGGATCTGCCCCAGATCGTGGGCGTGGATGCCGTCGACGAGGAAGGACACCGCTCCCCCGCGGTTCTCGGTGGTGGTCGGGCCGATGATGCGCAGGCCGTCGATCTCACCGAGCCGCGAGAGCGCGTGCTCGACGAGTGCATGCTCATGGGCGGCAACGGCTTCCATGCCGATGGTCTGCAGGTAACGCACCGCGGCGCCGAGACCCACGACCTGCGAGGTCATCGGCACACCGGCCTCGAAACGCTGCGGCGGCGGCGCGTAGGTCGACACCTCCATCGTGACGGTCTCGATCATCGAGCCGCCGGTGATGAACGGCGGCAAGGCCTCCAGGAGCTCGCTCTTGCCGTACAGGGCTCCGACACCACTCGGGCCGAACATCTTGTGTCCGGAGAAAGCGGCGAAATCGACGTCCAGCGCGGCGAAGTCGACCGGCATGTGCGGCACCGACTGGCACGCGTCGAGGACGACGAGCGCGCCGACGGCCCGCGCACGGGAGACGAGTTCTCCGACATCGGCGACCGCGCCGGTGACGTTCGACTGATGGGTGAACGCGATGACCTTCACCGACTCATCGAGGGTCAGCGAATCCAGGTCGATGCGACCGTCGTCGGTGACGCCGTACCAGCGCAGGGTCGCACCGGTCCGACGGCAGAGTTCTTGCCACGGAACGAGATTCGCGTGATGCTCGAGTTCCGTGATGACCACGGTGTCGCCCGGGCCCAAGGCCGATCCGCCGAGGACCGACGCCGACCGCGGATCGCCGAGCGTGTAGGTCACCAGGTTGAGTGCCTCGGTGGCATTCTTGGTGAACACCAGCTGATCCGACGACGCGCCGACGAACCCGGCGATGACCTCGCGCGCATCCTCATACGCGTCGGTGGCCTCTTCGGCGAGCTGGTGGGCTCCCCGGTGCACCGCCGCATTGTGGTGCGTCAGGAAGTACCGCTCGGCGTCGAGAACCTGAACGGGACGCTGCGAGGTGGCCCCGGAGTCGAGGTACACCAACGGCTTCTCGTCGCGAACGGTGCGCGACAGGATCGGGAAGTCCGCGCGCAGCGCCTCCACGTCGAATGCGGCTGCCGCAGTTGTTGTCTCAGGCGAGAGTGTCACGTACGTGCACCTCCAGGGGTGTTGGTTCAGCCGGCCTTGGCCGCCGAGGTGAAGCGCTCGTAGCCGTTCTCCTCGAGCACGTCGGCCAGTTCCGGGCCGCCGGACTCGACGACGCGTCCGTTGACGAAGACGTGGACGAACTCGGGCTTGATGTAGCGGAGAATGCGCGTGTAGTGCGTGATCAGCAGGACGCCGCCGTTGTCGCGCTCCTTGTACCGGTTGACGCCCTCGCTGACGACGCGCAGCGCGTCGACGTCGAGGCCCGAGTCGGTCTCGTCGAGGATGGCGATCTTCGGCTTGAGCAGATCGAGCTGGAGGATCTCGTGACGCTTCTTCTCGCCGCCGGAGAAGCCCTCGTTGACGCTGCGCTCGGAGAACGACGGATCGATCTCCAGAGCGGTCATCGCCTCCTTGGTCTCCTTGACCCAGTGACGCAGCTTCGGCGCCTCGCCGCGGACGGCGGTGGCGGCGGTGCGCAGGAAGTTCGACATCGAGACACCGGGCACCTCGACGGGGTACTGCATGGCCAGGAACAGGCCGGCACGCGCACGCTCGTCGACGCTCATCTCCAGGACGTCCTCGCCGTCGAGGGTGATCGAACCGGAGGTCACCTGGTACTTGGGGTGACCGGCGATGGCGTAGGACAGCGTGGACTTGCCCGAACCGTTGGGGCCCATGATCGCGTGTGTCTCACCGGACTTCACGGTCAGGTCGACACCCTTGAGGATGTGGATGGGCTCGGCGTCGGCGTCGGTCTGGGCGACATCGACATGCAGGTCACGGATTTCCAGTGTGGTCATGTTCTGAGTTCTCTCTTACAGGCTGTGGGAGGTTTGAGTCGGGCGCGGTCGCTGGTCAGGCGCCGGAGAGTTCGAGCTCGCGCTCGACGGCGGCGGACAGCCGTTCGCGGAGCTCGGGCACGCCGATCTTGGCGATCACCTCGCCGAAGAACCCGCGGATGACCAGACGGCGTGCCTGATCCTCGGGGATGCCGCGAGCCTGCAGGTAGAACAGCTGCTCGTCGTCGAAACGCCCGGTGGCGCTGGCGTGGCCGGCACCGACGATCTCGCCGGTCTCGATCTCGAGATTCGGCACCGAGTCGGCGCGCGCGTTGTCGGTGAGCACCAGGTTTCGGTTGAGCTCGAAGGTGTCGGTGCCCTCGGCTTCGGCGCGGATCAGCACGTCGCCGATCCAGACCGTGTGCGCCTCACGCGACCGGTCGCCGCTCGTATCGCCCTGCAGCGCCCCCTTGTACACCACGTTCGAGCGGCAGTTGGGCTGGCTGTGGTCGACGAGCAGACGCTGCTCGAGATGCTGTCCGGCGTCGGCGAAGTACAGACCCCACATCTCGACGTCGCCGCCCGGCGCGTCGTAGTGGACGATCGGCGAGAGCCGGACGAGGTTGCCGCCGAAGCTGACCGCGAAGTGGCGGACCACGGCGTCGCGACCGGTGCGCACGTGATGGGCGACGACGTGTACCGCGTCGTCATCCCAGTCGTGCACATTGACGACGGTGAGCGCGGCGCTGTCGCCGACGACGAACTCGACGTTCTCGGCGAAGGTTCCGCCGCCCTTCTGGTCCAGCACCACGACGGCGCGGGCGAAGGGCTCGAGGCGGACCTGGGTGTGACCGAAGGCGGTCTCGCCCTCACCGGGGCCGGTGACCGTGATGGTGACCGGCTCGGACAGCTCGACCTCACGGCCCACGGTGACGACCGTGGCCTGCGTGAACGACGAGTATGCCTGTGCGGCAACCCGATCGAAGGGCACGCCGCCCTGGCCGAGGCGCTCGTCGTCGCGACCGACGGTCTCGACCCTGACGCCCTCGGACGCTCCGTTGGAATTCGTCCCGCTCACTTCGTTCCCGGCGACGGTCACCTCCACGGTCGCCTCGGCGGTCCGCTGTGCGGAACCGTCGTGCAGACCGCGCAGGCGGCGGAACGGGGTGAAGCGCCAGGCCTCTTCGCGAGGGCTGGGAACCTCGAAGGCGTTGACGTCGAACGAGGTGAACAGCTCACCCTTGTTGACGACAGGCGAATGCGAGCCCGGTGTGGTGACCGGGAGTGTCGGATCGGCCATCAGCCGACGGCTCCTTCCATCTGAAGCTCGATCAGGCGGTTGAGCTCGAGCGCGTATTCCATCGGGAGTTCCTTGGCGATCGGCTCGACGAAGCCGCGGACCACCATGGCCATCGCCTCGTCCTCGGTCAGGCCACGGCTCATCAGGTAGAAGAGCTGATCGTCACTGACCTTCGAGACGGTCGCCTCGTGCCCCATCGTGACGTCGTCCTCGCGGATGTCGACGTAGGGGTAGGTATCACTGCGGGAGATGGTGTCGACCAGCAGCGCATCGCATTTCACCGTCGAACGGCTGCCGTGCGCTCCGTTGTTGACCTTGATCAGGCCGCGGTAGGACGCGCGGCCACCACCACGGGCCACCGACTTCGAGATGATGTTGCTCGAGGTGTTCGGGGCCAGGTGGACCATCTTGGAACCGGTGTCCTGGTGCTGGCCGGGACCCGCGAAGGCGACCGAGAGAACCTCGCCCTTCGCGTGCTCACCGGTGAGCCAGACCGCCGGGTACTTCATGGTGACCTTCGAGCCGATGTTGCCGTCGACCCACTCCATGGTGGCGCCGGCCTCGGCCTTGGCGCGCTTGGTCACCAGGTTGTAGACGTTGTTCGACCAGTTCTGGATGGTCGTGTAGCGGCAGCGGCCGCCCTTCTTCACGATGATCTCAACGACCGCGGAGTGCAGCGAGTCGGTCTTGTAGATCGGCGCGGTACAACCCTCGACGTAGTGCACGTACGCACCCTCGTCGACGATGATCAGCGTGCGCTCGAACTGGCCCATGTTCTCGGTGTTGATCCGGAAGTAGGCCTGCAGCGGGATGTCGACGTGGACACCCGGCGGGACGTAGATGAACGAGCCACCGGACCAGACCGCGGTGTTCAGCGCGGAGAACTTGTTGTCGCCGGCCGGGATGACCGAGCCGAAGTACTCCTGGAAGATCTCCGGGTGCTCCTTGAGCGCGGTGTCCGTGTCGAGGAAGATCACGCCCTGCTTCTCGAGGTCCTCGCGGATCGAGTGGTAGACGACCTCGGACTCGTACTGGGCGGCGACACCGGAAACCAGGCGCTGCTTCTCCGCCTCCGGGATGCCGAGCTTGTCGTAGGTGTTCTTGATGTCCTCGGGCAGGTCTTCCCACGTGGCGGCCTGCTTCTCACTGGACCGCACAAAGTACTTGATGTTGTCGAAGTCGATGCCCTCGAGTCCGGCGCCCCAGTGCGGCATCGGCTTCTTGTCGAAGATCTTCAGTGCCTTGAGGCGCTGCTCG
The sequence above is drawn from the Gordonia rubripertincta genome and encodes:
- the sufD gene encoding Fe-S cluster assembly protein SufD produces the protein MADPTLPVTTPGSHSPVVNKGELFTSFDVNAFEVPSPREEAWRFTPFRRLRGLHDGSAQRTAEATVEVTVAGNEVSGTNSNGASEGVRVETVGRDDERLGQGGVPFDRVAAQAYSSFTQATVVTVGREVELSEPVTITVTGPGEGETAFGHTQVRLEPFARAVVVLDQKGGGTFAENVEFVVGDSAALTVVNVHDWDDDAVHVVAHHVRTGRDAVVRHFAVSFGGNLVRLSPIVHYDAPGGDVEMWGLYFADAGQHLEQRLLVDHSQPNCRSNVVYKGALQGDTSGDRSREAHTVWIGDVLIRAEAEGTDTFELNRNLVLTDNARADSVPNLEIETGEIVGAGHASATGRFDDEQLFYLQARGIPEDQARRLVIRGFFGEVIAKIGVPELRERLSAAVERELELSGA
- the sufB gene encoding Fe-S cluster assembly protein SufB, coding for MTVTDPAATTPTAPAPLTQEETIAALGKYGYGWADSDVAGASAKRGLSPAVVADISAKKSEPEWMLEQRLKALKIFDKKPMPHWGAGLEGIDFDNIKYFVRSSEKQAATWEDLPEDIKNTYDKLGIPEAEKQRLVSGVAAQYESEVVYHSIREDLEKQGVIFLDTDTALKEHPEIFQEYFGSVIPAGDNKFSALNTAVWSGGSFIYVPPGVHVDIPLQAYFRINTENMGQFERTLIIVDEGAYVHYVEGCTAPIYKTDSLHSAVVEIIVKKGGRCRYTTIQNWSNNVYNLVTKRAKAEAGATMEWVDGNIGSKVTMKYPAVWLTGEHAKGEVLSVAFAGPGQHQDTGSKMVHLAPNTSSNIISKSVARGGGRASYRGLIKVNNGAHGSRSTVKCDALLVDTISRSDTYPYVDIREDDVTMGHEATVSKVSDDQLFYLMSRGLTEDEAMAMVVRGFVEPIAKELPMEYALELNRLIELQMEGAVG
- the sufC gene encoding Fe-S cluster assembly ATPase SufC, producing MTTLEIRDLHVDVAQTDADAEPIHILKGVDLTVKSGETHAIMGPNGSGKSTLSYAIAGHPKYQVTSGSITLDGEDVLEMSVDERARAGLFLAMQYPVEVPGVSMSNFLRTAATAVRGEAPKLRHWVKETKEAMTALEIDPSFSERSVNEGFSGGEKKRHEILQLDLLKPKIAILDETDSGLDVDALRVVSEGVNRYKERDNGGVLLITHYTRILRYIKPEFVHVFVNGRVVESGGPELADVLEENGYERFTSAAKAG
- a CDS encoding cysteine desulfurase is translated as MTLSPETTTAAAAFDVEALRADFPILSRTVRDEKPLVYLDSGATSQRPVQVLDAERYFLTHHNAAVHRGAHQLAEEATDAYEDAREVIAGFVGASSDQLVFTKNATEALNLVTYTLGDPRSASVLGGSALGPGDTVVITELEHHANLVPWQELCRRTGATLRWYGVTDDGRIDLDSLTLDESVKVIAFTHQSNVTGAVADVGELVSRARAVGALVVLDACQSVPHMPVDFAALDVDFAAFSGHKMFGPSGVGALYGKSELLEALPPFITGGSMIETVTMEVSTYAPPPQRFEAGVPMTSQVVGLGAAVRYLQTIGMEAVAAHEHALVEHALSRLGEIDGLRIIGPTTTENRGGAVSFLVDGIHAHDLGQILDDEGVAIRVGHHCAWPLHRRFGVAATARASFAAYNTLAEVDALAAAIVKAQNFFGVN
- the sufU gene encoding Fe-S cluster assembly sulfur transfer protein SufU → MRMEQMYQEVILDHYKHPHGRGLREPFGAEVHHVNPTCGDEVTLRVAVSADGSTIDDVSYDGQGCSISQASTSVLHDQIVGQSVGEALATVESFNTMMTSRGKDPGDEDIIGDGIAFTGVSKYPARVKCALLGWMAFKDALAQTMDRHDTDSHEREAESA
- a CDS encoding metal-sulfur cluster assembly factor, with the protein product MSDETITDTTAAGTPAEPATSLPAVEDVEEAMRDVVDPELGINVVDLGLVYGIEVTDEAVAKIDMTLTSAACPLTDVIEDQSRGALVSSGLCTDLEINWVWLPPWGPDKITDDGREQLRALGFTV